The Brassica oleracea var. oleracea cultivar TO1000 unplaced genomic scaffold, BOL UnpScaffold01829, whole genome shotgun sequence genome window below encodes:
- the LOC106321509 gene encoding serine/threonine-protein kinase ATM-like: MRRSYDGLLWTLRSLQELSSGLLLPTATIDTSKSTASSSELDRGWQLIWSSLIHGLATFSSMTVIVDAVLVLLGSIISNNHINVGILPQEVWDHQLFRHIPSEPALYFIACYFSRMGCQGNLQDDLHLRRNLLRAVCGPLSLKGPLALNERMIRLLPAAALALCAGFTTTLPLPKEHLPTPPSWDACEVVNDVKMDDAEQERKFGLFECSVEVLTRVYSNSIKISSYRVPDGVQLPLVLRDPLLNDMEIYFLSIIPEDSEKGPLSDIFMGCSLLCHFMHGSYTT; the protein is encoded by the exons ATGAGACGTTCTTATGATGGTCTATTATGGACTTTGAG GAGTTTGCAAGAGCTATCTTCTGGTTTGTTACTTCCAACTGCAACTATCGACACATCAAAGTCAACTGCATCCTCAAGTGAG CTAGATCGTGGTTGGCAATTAATCTGGAGTTCTTTGATCCACGGACTAGCAACATTCAGCAGCATGACCGTAATT GTTGATGCTGTCTTGGTGCTCCTTGGATCAATTATTTCAAAT AACCACATAAACGTGGGGATTCTACCTCAAGAAGTGTGGGATCACCAATTATTCAGACACATACCCTCTGA GCCGGCCTTGTACTTCATTGCATGTTACTTTTCACGTATGGGTTGCCAG GGAAACCTGCAAGATGATCTACATCTACGACGCAATCTCCTTAGAGCAGTTTGTGGCCCCCTTAGCTTGAAG ggTCCATTGGCACTGAATGAGCGAATGATTCGCCTTCTACCAGCAGCTGCTTTAGCCCTATGTGCTGGTTTCACAACGACACTTCCATTACCTAAGGAACATCTCCCAACACCACCTAGTTGGGATGCCTGTGAAGTGGTGAATGATGTGAAG ATGGATGATgctgaacaagaaagaaaatttgGACTGTTTGAATGCTCTGTAGAGGTTCTAACAAGAGTTTACTCGAATTCTATCAAG atCTCTAGTTACCGAGTTCCTGATGGAGTACAACTACCTCTAGTACTAAGAGATCCATTGCTTAATGACAtggaaatttattttcttagcaTTATCCCAGAGGACAGTGAGAAAGGACCACTTTCTGACATATTTATGGGATGTTCTCTGCTGTGTCATTTTATGCATGGTTCTTATACGACGAG